The genomic interval TCTACGTCGCCATCCTCGCCGGCCTGCGCCAGGCACGTCCCGACGTGGATGTGGACAGCTATCTCACCCCGCTGGGCAAATCGGTGCTCGACGACGTCAGCAGCCAGTGCTTCGGCGATATCTACGCCCGGGTGCGCGGTCTCGGCGTCGGTGAACTGATGGCCCGTCCGCTGTCCGACGCCCGCATCCGCGCCGCGATCAACGACTACCTGACCGTGCCCACCAGCGGCTACGACGCCCCGATCCTGTTGCTGATCAACGTCACCGACCAGACCGTGCCGTCCCCGTTGCACGGCGCGTTGGCCGCCCAGCTCGCCGCCAATGGCGTCGGCTTCGACGCCATCACCGGCACCGGTCAGCACTGTGAGCTGAACCCGGCCATGCTCGCGGGCATCGACGGATTCCTGGCGCGGATCAAGGCCACCCCGGCGTAGCCGCGCAAACGGTGCGGTCCTGATCTGCGATTTGCCCCGGTTGGTAGGTTCTACCGGTGTCCGAATCTGATGTTTCCGCTCGTGGGAGCGCCGCACTGCTGGGTCCCGCCGAGGTGCGCACGCTGGCCGAGCGGTTCGGCGTCCGGCCGACCAAGCAGCTCGGACAAAATTTCGTGCACGACGCGAACACGGTCCGGCGGATCGTCTCGGCGGCCGGGGTGGGTCGTGACGACGTCGTTCTCGAGGTGGGTCCGGGGCTCGGTTCGCTGACCTTGGCGCTGCTCGACGTGGTCGATTCGGTGGTCGCGGTCGAGATCGATCCGGTGCTCGCCGAGCATCTTCCGGTGACCGTCGCCGATCGCGCGCCCGCGCTGGCCGACCGCTTGCGGGTGGTCCAGGCCGACGCGATGCGCGTCACCGCCGCCGAACTGCCCGCCCTGCCGACCGCGTTGGTGGCGAACCTGCCCTACAACGTGGCGGTTCCGGTCCTGTTGCACCTGCTCGCCGAATTGCCCACCATCACAACCTCGTTGGTGATGGTGCAGGCCGAGGTCGCGGACCGGCTGGCCGCCGAACCCGGTGGCCGCATCTACGGCGTGCCCAGCGTGAAGGCGGGTTTCTTCGGCCGGGTGCGTCGCGCGGGTCATGTCGGCACGCAGGTCTTCTGGCCGGTTCCCCGCGTCGAATCGGGCCTGGTCCGCATCGAACGCTATGCCGAGTCTCCCTGGCCCATCGACGAAACGCATCGACGCCGCGTCTTCGAAGTCGTCGACGCCGCGTTCGCCCAGCGCCGCAAGACCCTGCGCGCCGCCCTCGCCTCCTGGGCCGGCTCCCCGGCCGAAGCGGAGCGCCGCCTGGTCGCCGCGGGGATCGATCCCACCGCGCGCGGTGAAACCCTCGACACCGCCGCCTACGTCCGGCTGGCCGCCCAAGCCTGACCGCCGCGAACATGACCGCCGCGAACATGACCGGCTGAGCGAATGCTCTCTCGGGCGGAGGTTTCGGAAGACCCGTCAGTTGTGGTGGCCGGAGTGGCCGCCGGGGGACGTGGAATCCGTTGCGGTGGCGGTGAATTCGGCGGTGTGCACCGAATCGCCGTGGGAGAAGTCGAGATACAGGCGGTAGTCGCCGGCGCTGGGTGCGGTGGTGTGGAAGACGACCTCCGGACCTGGTGGCGTCTTGCCGAGCTCGCCCAAGGGGTGGGTGTGGAGATAGGCGAGATCGCCGGCGCGCAACGCGACGAGGTGGGCGTAGGCGCCCAGGTAGGGCTGGAGGTCGGTGACGGGTTTGCCGTCCCGGGTGACGGTGAAGCGCAGTTCGCTGCCCGCGGTGCTCTGTTCGCCGGTCAGCGTCACCTGGTAGCCGTCCACGGTGCTGGTCCGGGCCGGCGGCGGAAGTGGTTGCGCTGCCTGCGTTCCGGCCACGGTGACGGACTTGCCGAGAACGAGATCACGCCCCGCCGCCTCGGGGACGAAGTCGGCGAAGACGCGATAGTCGCCGGGCTGGTCCCAGGTCCAATCGATCGACCAGGTGCCGGTGGCATCCATTGCCGGGTGCGCGTGCCGGTACTGGGTGAGGTCGGTGCGGACCACGATCAGATGCAGTTGTTTCTCGTGCTGAACGGTGAATCGGGTCACCGGCGTGCCGTCCGGCCCGATGATCCGGAAGCGCAGCGACCCGGGCTGATTCGGCTCGGCCGGGGCGGTCAGGTCGGCCAGGGTGTAACCGGACTCGCTGTCGCTGAGTCCGGTCGCGCCCGCCCCGCCGGTGTCCGCCGCGTCGCCCGGATCGCCCACCAGGGCGCCGATCCCGAGCGCCACGGCGAACAGGACGACGAGCACCCCGCCGATCGCGACCAGTCTCAGCTGATCCCGCATCAGGCGACCTCGTAGCCCGCCTCGTCGACGGCGGCGGTGATCTCGGAGTCGGTGACGGGCGCGGCGCTGTCTACGCGCACGGCGCCGGTGGCCAGGTCGACGTCGACGCTGGTCACGCCGTCGATCTTGCCGATCTCCGACTTGACCGCGCTGACGCAGTGCCCGCAGGTCATGCCCTTGACGGTGTAGGTGCTGGTAGCCATCGTCCGACTCCTTCGTTTTCTCGATCGTACGAGCCAGGATTATCGCCCGCTGGCTATCAAAGTACCCCTAGGGGGTATCTAGCGCAAGCGTTCGCTCAAGGCGCGGTGGACCAAGATGGCCAGCTCGCCATCGCCATATCGGCGACCGTCGCCAGCTCGGCCTGGGTCGCCCCATCGCGCGCGGCCTGCGACATGCCTTGCAGGACCGTGCCGATGTAGCGGGCCAGTGCCTTCGCATCCGCGTCGGCCGGTAACAGCCCGGCGTCGATATCGGCCTGTATGTGGTCGGTGAACAGATCGATGTTCCGATTGCGCAGGCCGCGCAGCATATCCGCGACCTCTGTGCTCGTCGTGTTCGATCCCGCGCTCATCACCAGGCAGCCGTGCGGGCACTCGGGCCGGGTGTATTCCACCGCGGCTTCGCGCAGCATGCGCCGGACCGCCGCGGTCGCGGTCGGTTCTTGCTCGAGCGCGCGGGGGATGAAGCCGCCGTACCGCGCTCCGAAGGCCCGCACCACTTCGGCGAACAGTTTCGCCTTGTCGCCGAAGGCGGCGTAGAGGCTGGGCGCGCCGATGCCGAGCTCCGCGGTCAGGTCGCCGATCGAGGTGGCTTCGTAGCCGCGGGTCCAGAACAGCCGGATGGCCTTGTCCAGCGCCTCTTCCCGGTCGAAGGAGCGGGGTCGTCCCCGGGTCGGCGTGGCCATGCCGACCATTTTATAACGCTCACTAGATAATGTGCTAACGTCCGTTTTGTAGTGATCGTTATAGAAAGGAACTCGTCATGGGTGCACTGACAGGCAAGACGGCTCTGGTCACCGGCGGCAGCCGCGGTATCGGGCGCGCCGTCGCGGAACGGCTGGGGCGCGACGGCGCGCGAATCGCCGTGCACTACAACGGTAACGAGGCGGCGGCCAAGGAAACCGTCGCCGCGATCGAAAAAGCGGGTGGATCCGCCTTCGCCATCGGTGCCGAGCTCGGCGTGCCCGGTGACGCAGCGGCACTGTGGAGCGCCTTCGACGCACACGCCGACGGTCTGGACATCCTGGTGAACAATGCCGGCATCGACGGCGTCCGGGAGCCGCTGAGCGGCACCGAGGAGGCCGACTTCGATCGCGTCTTCGCGGTCAACGCCAAGGCGCCGTTCTTCGTCACCAAGCTCGGGCTGGACCGGCTGCGCGACGGCGGCCGCATCGTCAACCTCTCCACCGGCCTGACCCAGGGCGCGCGGATGCCGCAGCTCATCGCCTACACCATGACCAAGGGCGCGATCGATTCGTTCACCCAGGTTCTGGCCAAGGAACTCGGCGCGCGCGGCATCACCGTGAACGCGGTCGCGCCCGGCGTAATCGACACCGATATGAACGCGGGCTGGCTGCGCAACCCGCAAGCCGAGGCCGAGGTGTCGAGCATGTCTCCGCTGCAGCGGCTCGGGCAGCCCGCCGATGTCGCCGATATCGTCGGCTTCCTGGCCTCGGACGATTCGCGGTGGGTCACGGGTCAGTGGATCGACGCCACCGGCGGCGCGCTGCTGTAGCCGCCCGTCGTCGGCGCTACCCATTAGAGTTGGGCAGCGTGTTGTCAGTAGTGCCCAGCCCCGTCACCGTGCGCGCGCCGTCGAAGGTGAATTTGCACCTCGGAGTCGGCGACCTGCGCGAGGACGGGTATCACGACCTGACCACGGTATTCCAGGCGCTTTCGCTCAGCGACGACCTGCACATCTCGCCCGCCGCCGCGCTCACCGTGAAGGTGAGCGGCGAGGGCGCGGCCGACGTGCCGACCGACCGCACCAACCTGGTGTGGCAGGCGGCGGTCCGGCTGGCGCATCTGGCCGGCCGGGTGCCGCTGGTGGAAATCGCCATCGCCAAGGGCATTCCGGTGGCGGGCGGGATGGCCGGCGGCAGCGCGGACGGCGCCGCCGCCCTGGTCGGATTGAACGAACTATGGGATATCGGCCTGGCTCGCGATGAATTGATGTCGATAGCCGCGGAATTGGGCAGCGACGTGCCGTTCGCGCTGCACGGGGGGACGGCGCTGGGCACCGGACGCGGGGAACGGCTGCTTCCGGTGCTGTCCCGCAACACTTTTCACTGGGTGCTGGCCTTCGCCAAAGGCGGGTTGTCCACGCCGGCGGTGTTCGCGGAACTGGATCGGTTGCGCGAGATCGGTGCGCCGCCCCGCCTCGGTCCGCCCGAGCAGTTGATGCAGGCACTGGCCGCCGGCGACCCGGAACAGCTCGCGCCCCTGCTGGGTAACGACTTGCAGGCGGCGGCGGTCTCGTTGCAGCCGGAGCTCCGGCGGACGCTGCGGGCCGGTGTTTCGGCGGGTGCGCTGGCCGGGCTGGTGTCCGGGTCCGGGCCGACGTGCGCGTTCCTGTGCGAGAGCGAATCCGCGGCCGTCGCGGTCGCCGCGGAACTCGCCGGCGCGGGCGTGGCCCGCAGCGTGCGCACCGCCAGCGGGCCGGTCCCGGGGGCGCGCATCCTGCCGCCGGACACCCAAGTCAAACGCTGACCCAGCAGCGATCGGGCTGGTCGGCGCACGCGGGCTGAGGGTGCTGAGCCCGGCCGTCCCCGGCCGCCTCGGTACCCTTGCCGAGGGCAACTATCTGCCTCATGCCCTCGGCGTAACCCCCGGAAGGATTTATGTCCAACCTGATCAACCTGGAGCAGGTCTCCAAGAGCTTCGGTATCAAGCCGCTCTTGGACAATGTCTCGCTCGGTGTGCACGCGGGCGAGCGGATCGGCGTCGTCGGCCTCAACGGCGGCGGCAAGACGACCCTGCTCGAGGTGCTGACCGGCATCGAGGCCCCGGACAGTGGCCGAGTGAGCCGGGTCGGCGGGTTGCGCATTGCCGTGGTCACGCAGCGCGGTGTGCTGCCGCCCGGGTCCACCGTCGGGTCGGTGGTGCTCGCGGGTCTGGCGGATGACGCGATGACCGACGGGGTCGCCGAACACGAGTGGGCCGCCAACCCGCGGATCCGCACGGTGATCGAGGGTATCGGCATCGAGGGCCTGGGCATGGAGGCCTCGGTCGACAACCTCTCCGGTGGCGAACGCCGCCGGGTCGCGCTGGCCGCCGCGCTGGTGCGTGACCTGGACCTGCTCGTCCTCGACGAGCCCACCAACCATCTCGATGTCGAAGGCGTGCAGTGGCTGGCGCGGCATCTGCTGAACCGGCGCAGCGCGCTCGTCGTCGTCACCCACGATCGCTGGTTCCTCGACACCGTCGCCACCAACACCTGGGAGGTCGTCGGCGGCAAGGTGGAAAGCTACGAGGGCGGCTACGGTGACTGGATCTTCGCCCGCGCCGAAAGAGCAAGGCAGGCCGACGCTTCCGAGGCGCGCCGGCAGAACCTGGCCCGCAAGGAACTGGCCTGGTTGCGCCGGGGCGCGAAGGCGCGCACCTCCAAGCCGCGCTACCGGGTCGAAGCCGCCGAAGCGCTGATCGCCGACGTGCCGCCGCCCCGGGACAGCGTCTCGCTGGCCGCCTTCGCCCGAAAGCGGTTGGGGCGCGTGGTAATCGAGCTGGAAGACACCACCCTGACCACCCCGGACGGCCGCGAACTGGTGCGGGACCTGACCTGGCGGCTCGCGCCGGGCGAGCGGGTCGGCCTCGTCGGCGTCAACGGTTCGGGCAAGACCACGCTGCTGCGGGCCCTCGCGGGCGAGGTGGAACCCGCCGCGGGCAAGCGGATTCAAGGCCAGACGGTCCAGATCGGCTGGCTGCGCCAGGAACTCGACGACCTGCCCACGAACATGCGCGTGCTCGAGGCGGTACAGCAGGTCGCGCAGCGACTCATGCTGGGCGATAAGGAGATCTCCGCCGGTCAGCTCGCCGAACGGCTCGGCTTCACCCCCGCTCGCCAGCGCACCCCGGTCGGTGATCTCTCCGGTGGTGAACGCCGCCGTCTGCAACTGACGCGCATCCTGATGGCCGAGCCGAACGTGCTGCTGCTCGACGAGCCCACCAACGACCTCGACATCGACACCCTGCAACAGCTCGAGGATCTGCTCGACAACTGGGCCGGCACCCTGGTCGTCATCAGCCACGACCGCTACCTGATCGAGCGTATCGCCGACTCGACCTGGGCGCTGTTCGGCGACGGCAAACTCACCAATCTGCCCGGCGGCATCGACGAATACCTGAAGAAGCGCGCCGCCCAGATTTCCTCGGCCGGTTCCCGTCCAGGCGCGGGTTCGTCCACGGAAACCGCAGCGCCGGTGACGGATTCGGCCGCCTACCGCGCGGCCCGCAAGGAACTCGCGAAACTCGAGCGCAGCATCGACAAGCTCGGCGAGCGCGAAGCGAAACTGCACGCCGCCCTCGCCGACGCCGCCACCGACCCGGACAAACTGCTGTCCCTCGGCGCCGAGCTCAAGCAGGTCCTGGCCGACAAGGACGCGGCCGAGGAACGGTGGATGGAGCTCGCTGAAGACGCGGAGTGATCGGCTGCGGCGCGTATCGCTACTGTGTGCCCGCGGCCCGGCCCTCATCGACGACGATCGGCAGGCAGGTCTGGATGAAATCCGCGCCGAAGGTGGTCAGGATGATGCTGCGGTAGGTCACCTTGGTACCGAAGCCGGAGCGCTTCAACACATTCCGGGCAGCGGACTGGGCTTCGAGGATCTGGTAGCGGTTCGGGTTGCCGACCGGTTCGGAGACGAATTCGATCAGCCCCAACCGGGTCAGGTTGGGCAGGTACTGCTGGATCCGGTTCGGGAAACGTAACCCGGCGTGCTCACCGATCAGCGTCAGACCCGAGACCCGGCGTTCCGAGCCGAGCGCGCGTGGCCGTCCGGCGCGGATATCGATGGCGGGCTGCGGGCCATCGGTGTGCAGGAAGCGCAGGATGCGCGCTTCGTCGGGGGTCAGATCGGCGAGCATCCGCGCGAAAGCCGGGTGGATGTCCTGGCTTTCGGCGTGCGTGCTGGCCGAAAGCCGAAGCAGCGCGGCCCCCTGCTCGCGTAGTGCGGGCACCTCCGGGCCCATGGCCCCGTCGCCCGGCATGCCCAGCGCGCGGCGCACCGCGCCCTTGAATTCGGATTCGGCTTCGGCGAGCACCTCGGCGGCGGGCGCGCCCGCGATGCTGCCGCGCACCACCGTCTTGCCGACATCGGCCGCGGTGCCCACGCCCCACGCGGTGACCTTGGACGCCGCCGAAATGGCAACGCGCGCAACGCCTACACCGGCGCGCACAGTTTGACGCGCGGACGGACGAGTGCGCTCGGGTGGCTCGGGAACTGGCAGGGGGGTTACCGGCCGCCGGGCGATCTCGGTCGACGGGCGCGCGTCAGGGGATCGCTCGGCGGCCGAAATATCGTCGCCGCCGTCAGATTCCGTCATAGCCATGTTGTCGCTACTCCCGTTCCGAAGATCAGGATATGAGCGTATCCGGCAAACAGGCCCAGCACACCGCCATGCAGAAAAAGCAGCCATTCGTCCTGCTTGATGGCCGCACGCAGCATGTCGACGAAGTCCGGCGGCGAGAGCTGTGACATCTGCTTGGCGATGTAATCGTTGATCTGGCGGCCCTGGCGGATGTTGAAGTCCGGGTCGGCGAAGGCGATCGGCGCGATCGCCTTGGCTTCCTTGGTCAAAGTGTCCTGCAGCGAATCATATTCGCGGCTGCCGAGCATGAACTTGACCGCGGGCCGGGCCGGGCCGAGTGCGCGGTCGGCGGCCGGGCGGAGCGTGTCCTCGAGCATCTGCATCGTGCGGTCCGAGCGCGGGCCGTTGAGCAGTTCGTCGCCGATATTGGCGACGGTCACCACTTGACTGGATACCAATTCGGCGTATCCATCGGTGATTTCGGACTGGCGCTTGATCAGCAGACCCTGTCGCCACGGGCACCACCACTTCGGGTAGGCGGGCGCGAAGATCATGTTCAACCCGACGTAGTTGACCACCCAGCCGATGATCACGCCGCCGACCGGCAGCACCGCCAGCGAGGGCCAGCCGGTCAGGTGCAGCAACGCGACCAGCACCAGACCCATGGGGGCGCCGAAATAGAAGCCGAAGTTCTGCATGAACCGCAGCTCTTTCGCGCCGAGCACCTGGAACAGCGTATTCAGCAGATGCGGCCGGGCCTGGAAGTAGCGGATCACCATTTGCTTGACGTCGAGCAGCTGGTCGATGTTGGCGCCGAATTCCTCGGTGAGTTCGCGCAGAATGTCGGGCAACTGCTGGCGCACCCGGGCGTGCACCACCTCGCGCACCTGGGTGGGCAGGTTGTACCAGAGCTGCGGATGTTCGCGGCGCAGGATGTCCTCGACGATGTTCTCGATCTGCGCGTCGGCGACGCTGATGAATTGTTCGGCCAGCTTGTCGGGTTCGAGCTCGCGGTAGAAGTCGGCGACGCTACCGAGTTTGGCCAGCCCCTTGTCCACGGCGATGCTGGCCATTTTGTCGGCACGACTGGGCACGATGCCCTGCCAGCCGATGCGGCCGTCGTAGCTGAGCAGCGGCAGCACTTGAATTCGCTTGGGCAGGAAGGGAAATACCGCACGCAGGCCCGGCAGATGGAAGCCGTGGAAAGCGATCGGCTTGAACAGCATGAGGATGCCGGTCCAGTTGGTGATATAGCCGATGACGCCGGTGAACAGCGGGATCGTCAATAGCTCCAGGAGGATCGTCGGGTGCAACCCGAAAATACTCTCTAACACGACACCCTCCTGCCGGACGCACCCGGTGACCGCCGCCTCACCGGGTCCTCAAACTAGCACCACGCTGTCCGAATTGTGGAGCCAGCCACCGGTGCCGTACCAGACAGCCCGAGACGTCAGTCACAATCGGCGACCGGGATGTCGCACCCGACGGCGGGGGCGGCGAGAATGATCGGGGCCACATTCCGGTGCCGGGGTCATCCGGTTGTGACCCGCGCGGCTCCCGGTTCGGCATACCCGGGGCGTCGCCGCGCAATAATCTGTGGGCAGATTCGTTCATCGGGCAAATACATCGGAGAAGACGTGGCAGACGACAGGACCGGACAGGACATCACCCGAGCCGGTGCTGACCGTTTGGAGCGGCCTGCGAGCAGTCGCTCCGTAGAGCGCAGCTCGGACGTCGAACAGCGGCAGATCAGCAATGAGGCGCGGCTGATCCGCGGCGTGTTCCGGGCGGCCGGGCTGGCCGCCGGTACCGCGGTGCGCGGCGGTCAGTGGGCGGTCAACACCTCCTACGAGGTGACCAAGGAGATCGCTCAGGCCGCCCTGGACGGGGAATCCTCCGCCGATATCGCCGAACGCACCGGCAACGCCCTGCGCTCCATCGCCCGCAGCGCGCTCGGCGTCACCGAGGGGTCGGTGCGCGAAATCGTCAGTTACGTACCGACTTCCGGCAACGGCACCAGTCCAGGTGCCGGTCAGCAGCCCGCTCTGGCCATGGGTTCGCAGGTGCGCTCGGCCAGTGCCGACGAACTGCGCCGGCGCGGGGACGCGCTGCTGGCCCGCTCCGCCGATGTCTACTTCACCGAGGACGTGCATCCGGCCTACGACCGGATCCTGGATCAGCTGGCGCCCGACGAGGCCCGCATCCTGCGTTTCATGGCGCTCAACGGCCCGCAGCCCGCGGTGGACGTGCGTACCAACCGTCCGCTGGGCATCGGCTCGGAACTGGTGCGCGGCGATCTGACCTCGGTGCCGGAGCAATCGGGCGTGCGCTACCCGGACCGGGCGCGCTCGTATCTGATCAACCTGAACCGCCTCGGCCTCACGCTGACCTCGGACGATCCGGTGGTGCTGAGCCGCTACATGGTGCTCGAGGTGCAGCCGGTGGTGGAGGCGGCGCTCAAACAGGCCGGCCGGGCCCCGAAGATCGTTCGCAAAAGTTTTCGACTGACCGAATTCGGCGAGGATTTCTGCCGGACGTGCTTCAGTATCGGTAATTGATCTTTCCCGCCGAATCCGGAGGAGAGATTGATAGCGAGATGATACAAATCTCGTGGAGCATCGTGGCTTCGGATGGGATTGTTGAATTATGGGATCGGCCGAGCAGCACCTAGGTAATCGGGGGACCGACGATGTCTCGGCCATCAGCCGCCTGAAATACCGATATCTGCGCACGCTCGACACCAAGACTTGGGACGAATTCGCCGACACGATGATCCCTGAGGCGACCGCCACCTACAGCGAATACCTGCAGTTCGAATCGCGCGACGCCTTCCTCGCTTTCATGCGCAACACCCTCGGCCCGCACGTCATCACCGAGCACCGCTGCGACCACCCCGAGATCGATGTGGACGGCGATACCGCCACGGGCACTTGGTATCTCGCCGACACGGTGCTCATTCCCGCGCACAACATGCTGCTGCGCGGCGCGGCCTTCTACAGCGACAAATATGTCCGCTGCGAAGACGGGCACTGGCGGATCGCGCACACCGGCTACGAGCGCACCTACGAGGTGGTGCTCTCGCTCAGCGACCTGCCGAGCCTGCGTTTGACCTCCAGCCGCTGGGGGTTGATCGCCCGCGAGGACGGGATCGCCTCGGTCGAGATGGACCCCGAGCAGCCCACGCCCTAGTCGGCCGCCGCGACCAGCGGTTCCAGCGTCATCTTCGGCATTTCCTTCTCGATGTACTGCAACCGCCACTTGTCGCTGAACAGCGCCAGCAGCACACCGTCGCTGCGCGTGAACACCTCCACGCCGCGCTGCCGGCCCAGCTCGTCGGCCGACGCGGCGTCGGTGCGCCGGGCGATGGTGTACGGCAGGAAGTCCAGATGCGTCTCGACGTTGTATTCGCCCAGCATGCGGGCGGTGACGACCTCGAACTGCATCGGGCCGACCGCCGCCAGCACCGGCGAGGCGTCGCCGCGGGCGTCGTTGCGCAGCACCTGCACCACGCCCTCGGAGTCGAGCTGATCGATGGCCTTGCGGAACTGCTTGTACTTGCCCGCCGACTGCGCCCGCAGTACCGCGAAATGCTCCGGCGCGAAGGACGGAATCGGCGGGAACTCCACCTTTTTGTCCACGTACAGGGTGTGACCCGGAGCCAGCGCGGTGGCGTTGACCAGGCCCACCACGTCACCCGGGTAGGCGGTGTCCACGGTGGTGCGGTCCCGGCCGAACACCGTCAGCGCGTACTTGGTGGCGAACGGGCGACCGGTCTGCGCGTGCGTGACGACCATGCCGCGTTCGAATTCGCCCGACACGATCCGCATGAACGCCAGCCGGTCCCGGTGCGCGGTGTCCATACCGGCCTGCACCTTGAAGATCACGGCGCTGAACGGATCGGTGGTCGCCCGCGCGGTGCCGTTGACGTCGGCGCGCGGCCCGGGTGCGGGGGCCAGGGCGACCAGCGTTTCCAGCAGCTGACGCACGCCGAAGTTCAGCATCGCGGAGGCATAGATGACCGGCGAGGTCTGTCCCGCGAGGAACATCTCCTGGTCATGGTCCTGTCCGGTGGCCGAGAGCAGTTCGCTTTCCTCGGCGGCGGTGGCCCAGGCCTCGCCTTCGCGGGCCTCGGCCTCGTCCGGGGTCAGGGATTCCTCCGGAGCGATGGTCGCGCCCCCCGCGGTGCGCGTGAAGTGGATGTACTCCTCGGCTTCGCCCTCGGGGCCGCGGCGCAGCAGGCCGCGGAAATCACCCGCGATACCGACCGGGAGGAACAGGGGAGTGGGCGTCAGGCCGATCCGCTCGCTGATCTCGTCCAGCAACTCCAGCGGCGCCTGGCCCGGACGGTCCCACTTGTTGATGACGGTGATGACCGGGATGCCGCGGTGGCGACACACCTGGAACAGCTTCAAGGTCTGCGGCTCGAGGCCCTTGGCGGCGTCGATCAGCATGACCGCCGCGTCGACGGCGGTCAGCACGCGATAGGTGTCCTCGGAGAAGTCCGAGTGGCCCGGGGTGTCGACGAGGTTGATCACATGATCGATATCGGAGCCCGCGGCCCGGTAGTTGAACTGCAACGCGGTGGAGCTGACCGAGATACCGCGGGCCTTCTCCATCTCCATCCAGTCCGAGACGGTGGACTTGCGCCCGGCCTTACCGTGGATCGCGCCCGCCTCGGAAATCATCCGCGCGTGCAGCGCCAATGCCTCGGTCAGCGTCGACTTACCCGCGTCCGGATGGGAGATCACGGCGAAGGTGCGGCGCCGGGCGACCTCGGCGGGCAGACCTTTTCGAGCGGCCTGCGAGCTGTCACCGGCGGCCTCACGGGAAGTCGAACTGTCGGCGAGTTCCTCAGAGGAGGTCACGGGACAAACCTTTCGCGCGGGACGGCAGCAGACAACCGTTCCAGCTTAGGCGGTGCGCCGTTCATGGCTCCGACCCGGGGTTTCGGCGCAAATGTACAGCGCCTGACCTCCCGATTAATTCCGGGCCATCACCTTGCGGTACAGTGTTCGGGTTGTCTCGGCGAGGGTGTTTTACAGCACCGTGATCGACGCGGCGCGGCTCCATGGCCGTCGTCCTCGTTGTCTTCGCCCGACGAGTAGACCAACTGCCAGGGCTCGTGTTTTTCGATACGACACACCCCTGGCCCACAGCTGACAGCCACCGTAGAGCCGTAGGAGTAGATCTAGTCATGTCTGACGCCAACCTTCTCGAAGCCGCCGTTCGCACCGAGTTCGGTAAGGGCGCCGCCCGCCGCACCCGTCGTGCCGGCAACGTGCCCGCCGTTCTCTACGGCCACGCCACCGACCCCCAGCACCTGGCGCTGGACGCCCAGGCGTTCGCGGCCATCCTGCGTCAGCACGGCACCAACGCGGTGCTGAACCTGGTGATCGACGGCAAGGAGCACCTGGCGCTGACCAAGTCGGTTGTCGTGCACCCGATCCGCCGCTACATCGAGCACGCCGACCTGCTGGTCATCAAGAAGGGCGAGCGGGTCACGGCCGACGTGCACGTCACCCTGGTCGGCGAGCCCGCCGCTGGCACCCTGGTCACCCAGGACGCCACCACCATCTCCATCGAGGCCGACGCGATGAAGCTGCCGGACTCCATCGAGGTCTCGATCGAGGGCGCCGAGGCCGGCACTCAGATCAACGCCGGTGACATCACGCTGCCCGCCGGTGTCGCCCTGATCGTCGACCCGGAGACCTTGATCGTCAACATCATCGCCGCCCCGGCCTCCGCCGAGGAGACCGAGGCCGCCGCCGAAGCCGCCGCCGAGGGCGAGGCCGCCGCCGACGCCGAGAGCGCCGAGTAAGAAACCCCTGGTCATCGCATGACCGACGCCGTGCCCGCGCTCGTGGTCGGACTGGGTAACCCCGGTGCCGAATACGAGCGCACCCGGCACAACATCGGCTTTCTGGTCGCCGACGTGCTCGCCGAGCGCGTCGGCG from Nocardia goodfellowii carries:
- a CDS encoding 4-(cytidine 5'-diphospho)-2-C-methyl-D-erythritol kinase; this encodes MLSVVPSPVTVRAPSKVNLHLGVGDLREDGYHDLTTVFQALSLSDDLHISPAAALTVKVSGEGAADVPTDRTNLVWQAAVRLAHLAGRVPLVEIAIAKGIPVAGGMAGGSADGAAALVGLNELWDIGLARDELMSIAAELGSDVPFALHGGTALGTGRGERLLPVLSRNTFHWVLAFAKGGLSTPAVFAELDRLREIGAPPRLGPPEQLMQALAAGDPEQLAPLLGNDLQAAAVSLQPELRRTLRAGVSAGALAGLVSGSGPTCAFLCESESAAVAVAAELAGAGVARSVRTASGPVPGARILPPDTQVKR
- a CDS encoding TetR/AcrR family transcriptional regulator, whose product is MATPTRGRPRSFDREEALDKAIRLFWTRGYEATSIGDLTAELGIGAPSLYAAFGDKAKLFAEVVRAFGARYGGFIPRALEQEPTATAAVRRMLREAAVEYTRPECPHGCLVMSAGSNTTSTEVADMLRGLRNRNIDLFTDHIQADIDAGLLPADADAKALARYIGTVLQGMSQAARDGATQAELATVADMAMASWPSWSTAP
- a CDS encoding ABC-F family ATP-binding cassette domain-containing protein, with product MSNLINLEQVSKSFGIKPLLDNVSLGVHAGERIGVVGLNGGGKTTLLEVLTGIEAPDSGRVSRVGGLRIAVVTQRGVLPPGSTVGSVVLAGLADDAMTDGVAEHEWAANPRIRTVIEGIGIEGLGMEASVDNLSGGERRRVALAAALVRDLDLLVLDEPTNHLDVEGVQWLARHLLNRRSALVVVTHDRWFLDTVATNTWEVVGGKVESYEGGYGDWIFARAERARQADASEARRQNLARKELAWLRRGAKARTSKPRYRVEAAEALIADVPPPRDSVSLAAFARKRLGRVVIELEDTTLTTPDGRELVRDLTWRLAPGERVGLVGVNGSGKTTLLRALAGEVEPAAGKRIQGQTVQIGWLRQELDDLPTNMRVLEAVQQVAQRLMLGDKEISAGQLAERLGFTPARQRTPVGDLSGGERRRLQLTRILMAEPNVLLLDEPTNDLDIDTLQQLEDLLDNWAGTLVVISHDRYLIERIADSTWALFGDGKLTNLPGGIDEYLKKRAAQISSAGSRPGAGSSTETAAPVTDSAAYRAARKELAKLERSIDKLGEREAKLHAALADAATDPDKLLSLGAELKQVLADKDAAEERWMELAEDAE
- a CDS encoding SDR family oxidoreductase, whose translation is MGALTGKTALVTGGSRGIGRAVAERLGRDGARIAVHYNGNEAAAKETVAAIEKAGGSAFAIGAELGVPGDAAALWSAFDAHADGLDILVNNAGIDGVREPLSGTEEADFDRVFAVNAKAPFFVTKLGLDRLRDGGRIVNLSTGLTQGARMPQLIAYTMTKGAIDSFTQVLAKELGARGITVNAVAPGVIDTDMNAGWLRNPQAEAEVSSMSPLQRLGQPADVADIVGFLASDDSRWVTGQWIDATGGALL
- the rsmA gene encoding 16S rRNA (adenine(1518)-N(6)/adenine(1519)-N(6))-dimethyltransferase RsmA; translated protein: MSESDVSARGSAALLGPAEVRTLAERFGVRPTKQLGQNFVHDANTVRRIVSAAGVGRDDVVLEVGPGLGSLTLALLDVVDSVVAVEIDPVLAEHLPVTVADRAPALADRLRVVQADAMRVTAAELPALPTALVANLPYNVAVPVLLHLLAELPTITTSLVMVQAEVADRLAAEPGGRIYGVPSVKAGFFGRVRRAGHVGTQVFWPVPRVESGLVRIERYAESPWPIDETHRRRVFEVVDAAFAQRRKTLRAALASWAGSPAEAERRLVAAGIDPTARGETLDTAAYVRLAAQA
- a CDS encoding copper ion binding protein, with the protein product MATSTYTVKGMTCGHCVSAVKSEIGKIDGVTSVDVDLATGAVRVDSAAPVTDSEITAAVDEAGYEVA